The Methanobacterium lacus genome includes a region encoding these proteins:
- a CDS encoding PLP-dependent transferase encodes MPIIDTHNNFVSHLNLITSAVSLGHNESRIVFVGENDERQHLYPEKFQNRFFRLSVGIEDPNDLIQDIYPSIGPTG; translated from the coding sequence ATGCCGATCATTGATACCCACAACAACTTTGTTAGTCATTTGAATCTCATCACATCTGCAGTGTCACTGGGACACAATGAAAGCCGGATAGTTTTCGTAGGTGAAAATGACGAACGGCAGCACCTCTACCCAGAAAAGTTTCAAAATCGATTTTTCCGTTTGAGTGTGGGAATTGAAGATCCAAACGACCTAATCCAAGACATTTATCCAAGCATTGGACCAACTGGATGA
- a CDS encoding transglutaminase domain-containing protein — MDLGVARIKKKSLIIFLLIIGVGLLVNFNVSSAASIQDTELTLNTSSTLNNTNDQVVTPKTLKASNLVSKTVGESPAYQSAGDADVSVRSSASNSSPNYLRNVVLVVIVKNNGPNNVSNINLALKLNKTYLKWISDDSKGLYNPNTGIWSINNLTTGNRTVLHVVEQVLTYDRTVTVMSNFTSGSFTDTDPTNNFSILNLTIPRASDLKVTQSTAKYNVKYLHTFVVAVTVKNSGPSTAKNVVVNCGLDPNVYAPVSYSQNRSYNPSTGNWTVAYLKSGSSITLHIFVRMLAFNSVVSNMVAVSSDTYDFNKSQNRAKMLITTPALTVNSLASSLKIGTSSRYQQAVNIVNWVRDNIVYSFYYNTKYGASGTLQRLKGNCADTAHLVVALARVSGFSARYKHGTCHFIESGHWYGHVWANIYVNGKWYSADATGYKNTLGVIKNWDTSTFTLHGTYNTLPF; from the coding sequence ATGGATCTGGGGGTAGCTAGGATCAAGAAAAAATCATTAATTATTTTCTTACTAATCATCGGAGTTGGGCTTTTAGTAAATTTCAATGTTAGTTCAGCAGCATCAATCCAAGATACAGAACTCACATTGAACACAAGTTCAACCCTAAACAACACAAATGATCAAGTTGTTACACCTAAAACTCTTAAAGCTTCAAATTTAGTATCCAAAACTGTTGGAGAGTCACCAGCCTATCAATCAGCAGGTGATGCTGATGTTTCAGTTCGAAGTTCAGCATCTAATTCATCTCCAAATTATCTTAGAAATGTTGTTTTAGTTGTAATTGTGAAAAATAACGGTCCAAACAATGTTTCCAATATTAATTTAGCATTAAAATTAAATAAAACCTATCTTAAATGGATTTCAGATGATTCTAAAGGATTATATAACCCTAACACGGGAATTTGGTCCATAAACAATTTAACAACTGGCAATCGAACAGTTCTTCATGTTGTTGAACAAGTTTTAACCTACGACAGAACAGTCACAGTCATGTCTAATTTTACATCGGGATCCTTCACTGACACCGATCCAACTAACAACTTTTCAATACTCAATTTAACAATACCAAGGGCTTCAGATCTCAAAGTTACCCAGAGCACGGCTAAATACAATGTTAAATATCTTCATACATTTGTAGTGGCAGTTACAGTTAAAAATAGCGGACCAAGCACGGCTAAAAATGTGGTTGTAAATTGTGGGCTTGACCCAAATGTTTATGCTCCGGTATCCTATTCCCAAAACAGAAGTTACAATCCATCCACTGGAAACTGGACTGTTGCCTATCTTAAAAGCGGTTCCAGTATAACTTTACATATTTTCGTTCGGATGCTGGCGTTTAATAGTGTTGTAAGTAACATGGTAGCTGTATCTTCAGACACCTATGATTTTAACAAATCTCAAAACAGGGCTAAAATGTTGATAACAACGCCGGCTTTAACTGTGAATTCCCTTGCAAGTTCTCTTAAAATTGGTACTAGTTCAAGGTATCAACAGGCAGTTAACATTGTAAATTGGGTTCGAGACAACATTGTATATTCTTTCTACTACAACACCAAGTATGGTGCTTCAGGCACACTGCAACGACTGAAAGGTAATTGTGCAGACACAGCACATCTTGTTGTAGCCTTAGCAAGAGTATCAGGTTTTTCTGCAAGGTACAAACACGGGACATGCCACTTCATTGAAAGTGGGCATTGGTATGGACATGTTTGGGCAAATATCTATGTGAATGGTAAATGGTACTCAGCTGATGCAACTGGATACAAAAACACTTTGGGTGTGATCAAAAATTGGGACACTTCTACCTTCACACTCCATGGAACATACAACACCCTGCCATTTTAA
- a CDS encoding PLP-dependent aspartate aminotransferase family protein produces the protein MIVSNALKVAEFLDKHPKKSFVAYPGLETHENHQVASSQMSPGYRGVLAFGLNADH, from the coding sequence TTGATTGTCAGTAATGCATTGAAAGTTGCAGAATTTTTAGATAAACATCCAAAAAAAAGTTTCGTAGCGTATCCTGGTCTTGAAACCCATGAAAATCATCAAGTGGCAAGTTCCCAGATGTCACCAGGTTACAGGGGTGTACTTGCATTTGGACTTAATGCCGATCATTGA
- a CDS encoding lectin like domain-containing protein, with protein MDTQRKQLTVLMVLCGLFLSLLICGGVSASNNTSVNNISGSSNSKTTSYQVTTQTVVTKSKITTKNASVNSSTGIPYYYDLRKLGKLTPVKNQGFSDVCWAFAVTGSLESTTLKYKSWNFSENNMKDLLSRGYKYGFDRGYDDAGCWEEALAYLNSYIGPVTGAQDPFNEFSGSSPTNLKPAVHVQNTIQLQSRTLNGVMNNTAIKEALMKYGAIYSLMTFQDSYYNPNTYGYYYKGNGDYNHAICIVGWDDNYSKTNFVGNPPGNGAFIIRNSWGADWGDQGYFYVSYYDKNLANTDDNIIFMTGESVKNYDNIYQYDPFGDVGNYGYDNDVGWFSNVFKSNGRELLKAASFYATQPNTSYKIYVYLNPVGNNPRSGILAAVQQGIISSAGYKTIVLNNFVNLMKNQKFSIVVKLVSPDDYQPITIEYPLIDYSSKARASPGQSFISPNGISWEDMTSVIGNANVCLKAFTSNLGADLAISVKASNNHPKINSIVYYYVKVTNLGPQESFNVVVNSLFATKLDFISYIKSMGSYDQTSNIWSIGNLPTGSVAYLILKFTVTETGEITNNFIVSSKTYDYNLSNNAFTSTIFTATDQNGTIRSNNLNASKFVASKSIPMKDTGFPLIPLIVGILLVTLGSAFKRK; from the coding sequence ATGGATACTCAACGAAAACAGCTAACTGTACTCATGGTCTTATGTGGACTTTTTTTATCTTTATTAATCTGTGGAGGAGTTTCTGCATCGAATAATACTAGTGTAAACAATATTAGTGGATCTAGCAATTCTAAAACCACTAGTTATCAGGTCACTACCCAGACAGTGGTTACAAAATCAAAAATTACCACTAAAAATGCATCTGTAAACAGCAGCACAGGAATTCCATACTACTACGACTTAAGAAAACTTGGAAAACTTACACCTGTTAAGAATCAGGGATTTAGTGATGTTTGTTGGGCATTTGCTGTAACTGGTTCGTTGGAATCTACCACACTGAAGTATAAAAGTTGGAACTTCTCTGAAAATAATATGAAGGATCTCCTAAGCAGAGGATATAAATATGGTTTTGATAGGGGATATGATGATGCTGGTTGCTGGGAAGAAGCCCTAGCATACCTAAATAGTTATATTGGCCCTGTAACTGGAGCTCAAGATCCATTCAATGAGTTTAGCGGAAGTTCACCAACTAACCTCAAACCTGCAGTGCATGTGCAAAACACCATCCAACTTCAATCTAGAACCCTAAATGGTGTGATGAATAACACCGCTATAAAAGAAGCTCTCATGAAGTACGGTGCCATATACAGTTTAATGACGTTTCAAGATTCTTACTACAATCCAAATACCTACGGCTACTACTACAAAGGTAATGGAGATTACAACCATGCCATCTGTATTGTGGGATGGGATGATAATTACAGCAAAACAAATTTTGTGGGAAATCCTCCTGGAAATGGGGCATTCATAATTAGAAATAGTTGGGGAGCAGATTGGGGTGATCAAGGCTATTTTTATGTTTCTTATTATGATAAAAATCTTGCAAACACCGACGACAACATAATTTTCATGACAGGAGAATCTGTTAAAAACTACGACAACATCTACCAGTACGATCCATTCGGAGATGTTGGAAATTATGGCTACGACAACGATGTGGGCTGGTTTTCAAATGTCTTCAAATCAAACGGGAGGGAACTTCTTAAAGCTGCAAGTTTCTATGCTACCCAACCCAACACATCCTACAAAATTTATGTTTACCTCAACCCAGTTGGGAACAATCCAAGATCAGGAATACTGGCAGCTGTACAGCAGGGCATTATATCGAGTGCAGGATACAAAACCATCGTTCTAAACAACTTCGTTAATCTGATGAAAAATCAAAAGTTCAGTATCGTTGTGAAACTCGTGAGTCCAGATGATTACCAACCCATAACCATAGAATATCCGCTAATTGATTACAGTAGCAAGGCCAGGGCCAGTCCAGGACAGAGTTTCATAAGTCCAAACGGCATTTCGTGGGAAGATATGACCAGTGTAATAGGCAATGCAAATGTTTGTTTAAAGGCATTTACGAGCAATCTTGGAGCTGATCTTGCTATCTCTGTTAAAGCCAGTAATAACCATCCAAAAATTAATTCAATTGTATATTACTATGTAAAGGTCACAAATTTAGGGCCGCAAGAATCATTTAATGTGGTGGTAAACAGCCTATTTGCAACAAAACTGGATTTTATATCCTACATCAAAAGTATGGGTAGCTACGATCAGACAAGTAATATATGGAGTATTGGAAATCTTCCAACTGGATCTGTTGCCTACCTAATACTGAAGTTCACAGTAACAGAAACTGGTGAAATAACCAATAATTTCATTGTAAGTTCAAAGACCTACGATTACAATTTAAGTAACAATGCATTTACCTCAACCATATTTACAGCGACAGATCAAAATGGAACTATAAGATCTAATAATTTAAACGCATCCAAATTTGTAGCATCAAAATCCATACCTATGAAAGATACTGGATTTCCATTGATACCATTGATTGTTGGTATTTTACTGGTTACATTGGGATCGGCATTTAAAAGAAAGTGA
- a CDS encoding Ig-like domain-containing protein, whose protein sequence is MSVLLLFSLALILNVNTSAAASSNATLKVSSVDPANNAIIHDSQSIKVKYNKTVKSGKVWVVLKKGTGKSVTVNTEVKGNTLTITPKQALGIGKYSLTIHSGTVKDENGIGNKLLKTSFTVSPLTLAQMKDGIKRAEKYYANNGRLPNTVSYGSTKYSITQFNQIISTQGLTIKKPKVVSAAAAVSDVMKKASKYSYSSAAHTGKDMERIGSGDCWAMSDYLYTHLTAKGVKSRIIQYGTAYSSNHRSVQYYSNNRWVDVPYRTYFTTSMFNNTQSYGTVIRG, encoded by the coding sequence ATGTCAGTGTTACTGCTATTTAGTTTAGCACTTATTTTGAATGTAAATACATCAGCTGCAGCATCATCAAATGCTACACTGAAGGTTTCAAGCGTTGATCCTGCAAATAACGCTATAATACATGATAGTCAATCAATCAAGGTTAAATATAATAAAACAGTGAAATCTGGAAAAGTATGGGTTGTTCTAAAGAAAGGAACAGGAAAGTCAGTAACTGTTAATACGGAAGTTAAAGGTAATACACTCACTATTACTCCTAAGCAAGCACTTGGAATTGGTAAATATTCACTTACAATCCATTCTGGCACTGTTAAAGATGAGAACGGAATAGGTAACAAACTTTTAAAGACAAGTTTCACAGTTTCACCATTAACATTGGCTCAGATGAAGGATGGAATCAAGAGGGCAGAGAAGTACTACGCCAACAATGGAAGGTTACCAAACACAGTAAGCTATGGCAGCACCAAGTACTCCATAACTCAGTTTAACCAGATCATTTCTACCCAGGGTTTAACAATTAAAAAACCTAAAGTAGTTTCTGCAGCAGCTGCAGTTTCAGATGTGATGAAAAAAGCATCTAAATATAGTTACAGCAGTGCAGCACACACAGGAAAGGATATGGAACGGATTGGAAGTGGAGATTGCTGGGCTATGAGTGACTACTTGTACACTCACTTAACTGCTAAAGGAGTTAAAAGCAGAATCATACAGTACGGAACTGCTTACTCAAGCAATCACAGATCAGTACAGTACTACAGCAACAATAGATGGGTCGACGTACCCTACAGAACTTACTTCACAACCAGTATGTTCAACAACACACAAAGTTACGGAACAGTTATAAGGGGATAA
- a CDS encoding desulfoferrodoxin → MERGQIYRCNTCGNMFELINVGGGTSSCCGTEMELLSDKAKDVGAEKHVPVIEKIDGGVKVKVGSVPHPMEEDHYIAWIEIITDNETQRAFLKPGEAPEAEFKIDDTTNLFAKEYCTVHGLWRSA, encoded by the coding sequence ATGGAAAGAGGACAAATATACAGATGCAATACTTGTGGAAACATGTTTGAACTTATCAACGTTGGTGGAGGAACATCATCATGTTGTGGAACAGAAATGGAACTCCTGAGCGACAAAGCCAAGGATGTTGGAGCTGAAAAACACGTTCCAGTGATCGAAAAAATAGACGGCGGTGTCAAAGTCAAAGTAGGAAGCGTACCACACCCAATGGAAGAGGATCACTACATAGCTTGGATAGAGATCATAACTGACAACGAAACACAAAGAGCCTTCCTGAAACCTGGAGAAGCTCCAGAAGCAGAATTTAAAATTGACGACACAACTAATCTCTTTGCAAAGGAATACTGCACAGTCCACGGACTTTGGAGATCAGCCTGA
- a CDS encoding Ig-like domain-containing protein — MNVNLDSNYKFMIPILLVCLSFAFAMGVNTASAVNPDQMYVSNTGSDSWSGHSPVWNGTDGPKQTIKNATNAVNNGGTIHISDGVYNENNIAVYSKDVNYIGQSKTKTIVNGNKISRIFSVGAQGVTYNYFFANMSFINGNSTAGGALWNYGATTIDNCIFKNNIALYSGGAIYSQGTGSAPASLTITNTSFINNTCNMGGAILNALSTVSVSNSEFVNNTGTTSVLYNNYGTISYFQFNRMIGTGTLIHSDSGGDLSLNWWGSNNDPSSMAVGVTVVPWLVLSVFANPTSIAQGATSTITADLLYDSGILTDPNNPDFYYHDPIYGHVMDGIPVLFSSTLGTVNPITATLLNGAATTTFTGNTVGTGTINATVDAQTVSKNVSITQNSPPVLTGTDPKNNSVNIPLNKIVKFTFNKNIKLATNPWIEFKTSKGAIVNFTSSVSGNVLILTSNSLLLSGTKYSVIIHSGSVMDMSNKGTTTPISIVFTTDTAPTVTSVSPANNGVNIPTNKVFKYTFDKSIKLATNPWIEFKTTSGTSINFNASVTGNVLNITPTSLLKNKTKYTIILHSNSVTSLGGAGLANPYQNFFTTA; from the coding sequence TTGAATGTAAATTTAGATAGTAACTATAAATTTATGATTCCAATTTTGTTGGTATGTCTGTCATTTGCATTTGCAATGGGAGTCAACACTGCTTCAGCAGTGAATCCTGATCAAATGTATGTCAGCAACACTGGAAGTGATTCTTGGAGTGGACATTCTCCAGTGTGGAATGGTACTGATGGACCTAAACAAACCATTAAAAATGCTACAAACGCCGTTAATAATGGTGGAACTATTCATATTTCTGATGGTGTCTACAACGAAAATAACATTGCTGTCTACAGTAAAGATGTGAACTACATCGGTCAAAGTAAGACAAAAACAATTGTTAATGGAAACAAGATTTCCAGAATATTTTCAGTTGGGGCCCAGGGAGTAACATACAACTACTTCTTTGCCAATATGTCCTTCATAAATGGAAATTCCACTGCAGGAGGGGCATTATGGAACTATGGTGCTACAACCATTGACAACTGTATATTTAAAAATAATATTGCCCTGTACAGTGGTGGAGCCATATACAGTCAAGGAACAGGTAGTGCTCCTGCATCTTTAACCATAACCAACACCAGTTTTATTAACAACACCTGTAATATGGGAGGAGCTATATTAAATGCTTTAAGCACAGTAAGTGTTTCTAACAGTGAATTTGTAAACAACACAGGAACAACCAGTGTGCTGTACAACAACTATGGTACCATATCCTACTTCCAATTCAACAGGATGATTGGTACAGGTACCCTGATCCACAGTGATAGTGGTGGAGATCTAAGTTTAAATTGGTGGGGATCCAACAATGACCCATCATCAATGGCTGTAGGCGTGACTGTTGTTCCATGGTTGGTTTTATCTGTGTTTGCTAACCCAACATCAATTGCACAAGGCGCCACATCAACGATAACAGCAGACCTGCTCTACGATAGTGGAATTTTAACAGATCCAAACAATCCTGATTTCTATTACCATGACCCGATATACGGCCATGTTATGGATGGAATTCCGGTTTTGTTCAGTTCAACTCTTGGAACTGTTAATCCAATCACAGCCACACTTTTAAACGGTGCTGCCACAACGACCTTTACAGGTAACACAGTGGGAACAGGCACAATAAATGCCACAGTTGATGCACAAACTGTATCTAAAAACGTTTCAATCACACAAAACAGTCCACCTGTTTTAACAGGAACAGATCCAAAAAACAATTCAGTTAATATACCGTTAAACAAAATTGTGAAATTCACATTTAACAAGAATATTAAACTTGCAACCAATCCTTGGATTGAATTTAAAACATCCAAAGGAGCCATTGTAAATTTCACAAGTTCAGTCAGTGGAAACGTTCTAATCCTCACATCTAACTCATTACTACTAAGCGGAACAAAATACTCAGTAATAATTCATTCTGGCAGTGTAATGGACATGTCAAACAAAGGAACTACCACACCAATCAGCATAGTATTCACAACAGACACAGCTCCAACTGTAACCAGTGTCAGTCCTGCAAACAATGGTGTAAATATCCCTACCAATAAAGTCTTTAAGTACACATTTGACAAATCCATAAAACTAGCAACAAACCCATGGATAGAATTTAAAACAACCTCTGGAACTTCTATTAATTTTAATGCATCAGTGACCGGAAATGTGTTGAACATCACTCCAACCAGTTTACTCAAAAACAAAACCAAATACACCATCATATTACACTCAAACAGCGTTACAAGTCTTGGAGGAGCAGGATTAGCAAACCCATATCAAAACTTCTTCACAACAGCCTAA
- a CDS encoding pseudomurein-binding repeat-containing protein, which produces MINKKMVSVLIGLLMIVSIGASAATSTTGNYSVSQIGQSSGNVKNYVETQNSLPSKVSVGNKNVTTAQFLYLMTSATSNLAKNNKNSIYFKNVSNPTSPSETFKGGTIDKNTYLSMASSVNSYIAKYGKAPNYVTTAQGTIKYQSMVYMYSKIMNYYKINNKLPTSVTLKSWYAQTLGPAATVNATSGFFKTSAVLGSTSYGKVLRLSPIGTGTNKVAIIIGVHPLEVQTHIAMLNAIYAMSKSLKNVQITIFDVIVYNGDNYDTGRSQGQTLASKYVVPNIGTSYKLVMDVHGNTGRGEEVYSGYPNFVFAPLQDSKSNSYASKIASSQYTTGLINHYVKGTSPIYVTIPIAKKGIPTIVYEQYVNQANYAKVMYLHAVEVLKSINSIFA; this is translated from the coding sequence ATGATCAATAAAAAAATGGTTTCAGTATTGATAGGTCTATTAATGATTGTAAGTATCGGTGCTTCAGCAGCTACGAGCACTACAGGTAATTACAGTGTTAGTCAAATAGGACAATCATCTGGAAACGTTAAGAATTATGTTGAGACTCAAAACAGTCTCCCAAGCAAGGTTTCTGTTGGAAATAAGAATGTTACAACTGCACAATTTTTATATCTGATGACTTCAGCAACATCCAACCTTGCAAAAAATAATAAAAACAGTATCTACTTTAAAAATGTTTCAAATCCAACAAGTCCATCTGAAACATTTAAAGGAGGAACCATAGACAAGAACACATATCTTTCAATGGCGAGTTCAGTTAATTCTTACATTGCAAAGTATGGAAAAGCACCGAATTACGTTACAACTGCCCAAGGGACTATTAAATACCAGTCCATGGTATACATGTACAGTAAAATCATGAATTACTACAAGATCAACAACAAGTTACCAACTAGTGTTACACTGAAATCATGGTACGCCCAAACTTTAGGTCCTGCAGCCACTGTTAACGCTACAAGTGGGTTTTTTAAGACTTCTGCTGTATTAGGATCCACAAGTTATGGGAAGGTTCTGAGATTAAGTCCTATAGGTACTGGAACAAATAAAGTAGCAATTATAATTGGTGTACATCCACTAGAAGTACAAACACATATTGCGATGTTAAATGCCATATACGCAATGTCTAAATCATTAAAAAACGTGCAAATTACTATATTTGATGTAATTGTTTACAATGGTGACAATTACGATACTGGTAGATCTCAAGGACAAACATTAGCAAGTAAGTATGTTGTGCCAAATATTGGAACTTCCTACAAGTTAGTAATGGATGTGCATGGAAATACTGGTAGGGGCGAAGAAGTATACAGTGGATATCCTAACTTTGTTTTTGCACCACTGCAAGATTCAAAATCTAACAGTTATGCTTCAAAAATTGCTAGTTCCCAGTACACAACTGGTTTAATTAACCATTATGTAAAAGGAACCAGTCCTATCTATGTGACAATTCCTATAGCAAAGAAAGGAATTCCAACCATAGTCTATGAACAATACGTTAATCAAGCAAATTATGCTAAGGTTATGTATTTACATGCAGTAGAAGTTTTAAAATCAATAAATTCTATATTTGCGTAA
- the rbr gene encoding rubrerythrin, which translates to MKKTLENLTKAFIGESQARNRYTLYSKIAKNEGYVQIADIFLTTADNEREHAKWLFRMIQDLKKEFGDVEEISVEADAPLIMASTPENIISAIAGEHYENSEMYPEFADVAEEEGLDDMAVRLRAIGRAEEHHEARYKELLKVVEEGTVLKKDTKKEWLCSKCGYVHTGLTPPDKCPACDHPPKYYEILCEEY; encoded by the coding sequence ATGAAAAAAACTTTGGAGAATTTAACCAAGGCATTTATTGGCGAAAGCCAAGCAAGAAACAGATATACTCTGTATTCAAAAATTGCTAAAAATGAGGGCTACGTACAGATCGCAGATATATTCCTCACCACAGCAGATAACGAAAGAGAACATGCTAAATGGCTGTTTCGTATGATTCAAGATCTCAAGAAGGAGTTTGGAGATGTTGAAGAAATATCTGTTGAGGCAGATGCTCCGCTTATAATGGCAAGCACACCTGAAAATATCATATCTGCAATTGCTGGAGAACATTACGAAAACTCTGAAATGTACCCTGAATTTGCAGATGTGGCAGAAGAAGAGGGCCTTGATGATATGGCAGTGAGGCTTCGTGCAATTGGGCGTGCTGAGGAACATCATGAAGCTAGGTACAAAGAATTACTGAAGGTTGTAGAAGAGGGAACTGTGCTTAAAAAGGACACTAAAAAGGAATGGCTATGCTCAAAATGTGGATACGTACACACTGGACTCACACCACCAGATAAATGTCCAGCATGTGATCACCCACCAAAATACTATGAAATACTATGTGAGGAGTACTGA
- a CDS encoding pseudomurein-binding repeat-containing protein — MYIKQGGGKIKRSLLLSVLLLFSVAMIFSTNFSSAASVNQTATTVKHNTTTTHKVTSSNNEGLTAAQIKDGYQRAQKFYNTNYRLPNYISYGTKKVPIATFQKILATQNLKIKLYAGNNRPVYITSDNINNPSIDNARVNSIVKGLNALGIRAKALGLGPNTHITALTANIPKNALIVDIYGGADAGLVYEMATSWYKSLKGSKKVFTVYWPTSKCITGLNYLVRAHDDNYSPSSFKGLAHPDQFLKKNGYDYIYSGVIANIVSSIATQSKS, encoded by the coding sequence ATGTATATCAAACAGGGAGGCGGTAAAATTAAGCGAAGTTTACTTTTATCAGTGCTACTACTATTTAGTGTGGCAATGATTTTTAGTACAAATTTCAGTAGCGCAGCTTCTGTTAATCAAACAGCAACTACAGTAAAACATAACACAACAACTACACACAAAGTAACATCATCCAACAATGAAGGATTAACTGCAGCACAAATCAAAGACGGTTACCAGAGAGCACAGAAATTCTACAACACTAACTACAGACTACCAAACTACATCAGCTACGGAACTAAAAAAGTTCCAATAGCAACGTTCCAGAAGATACTAGCTACACAGAATTTGAAGATTAAATTATATGCAGGTAACAACAGACCTGTTTACATCACAAGTGATAACATAAACAACCCATCAATTGACAATGCAAGGGTAAACAGCATAGTAAAGGGTTTAAATGCACTTGGTATAAGGGCTAAAGCTCTTGGTCTAGGACCAAATACACATATAACAGCTCTTACAGCTAATATTCCAAAAAATGCTCTGATAGTAGATATCTATGGAGGGGCTGATGCTGGACTCGTTTATGAGATGGCAACATCATGGTACAAATCATTGAAGGGCAGTAAAAAAGTATTCACTGTTTACTGGCCAACATCAAAGTGTATAACTGGTTTAAATTACCTTGTACGTGCACATGATGACAACTACAGTCCATCATCATTCAAAGGTTTAGCACATCCAGATCAATTTTTAAAGAAAAATGGATATGACTACATCTACTCTGGAGTTATTGCTAATATTGTGAGTTCAATTGCAACACAATCAAAGAGTTAA